One part of the Trichoplusia ni isolate ovarian cell line Hi5 chromosome 2, tn1, whole genome shotgun sequence genome encodes these proteins:
- the LOC113505482 gene encoding 60S ribosomal protein L12, whose product MPPKFDPNEIKIVNLRCVGGEVGATSSLAPKIGPLGLSPKKVGDDIAKATSDWKGLKITVQLIVQNRQAQISVVPSAAALLIRALKEPPRDRKKQKNIKHNGNITLEDVISIAKTMRPRSMARYLSGTVKEILGTAQSVGCTVEGRAPHDLINDINSGALTIDE is encoded by the exons ATGCCGCCTAAGTTCGAtccaaatgaaattaaaatcg TAAACTTACGATGCGTCGGTGGAGAAGTCGGAGCCACCTCATCGTTGGCCCCCAAAATCGGTCCTCTTGGTTTg TCCCCCAAGAAGGTTGGTGACGACATTGCCAAGGCTACCAGCGACTGGAAAGGTCTCAAGATCACAGTGCAGCTGATTGTACAAAACAGACAGGCCCAGATTTCTGTGGTGCCATCTGCAGCTGCCCTTCTCATCAGAGCACTTAAAGAGCCACCCCGTGACCGTAAAAAGCAAAAGAACA TTAAGCACAACGGCAACATCACCCTTGAAGATGTCATCAGCATTGCCAAGACCATGAGGCCCAGATCCATGGCCCGTTACCTGTCCGGTACTGTCAAGGAGATCCTTGGAACAGCACAGTCTGTTGGATGCACTGTTGAAGGCAGGGCTCCCCATGACCTCATCAATGACATCAACAGTGGTGCTCTTACCATTGATGAATAA